The Meiothermus sp. genome segment TAGCTGTTGAAGTCGGCGGGCTCTACCCCATGGCCCATCAGGTAGCGGGCGGCGGGCGAGTTCTTGGCGATGTTGCCCGCAGGGGAGATGTGATCGGTGGTGATGGAGTCGCCCAGCACCAGCAAGGCCCGGGCTCCTTTTATATCGCCAATCTCGCGGGTGCCCATTAGGTCGTCGAAGAAGGGAGGGTTCTGGATGTAAGTACTGGCCGGGTCGAACTGATAAAGCTGGCCTGTAGGAGCGGGCAGGGCCTTCCAGCGCTCATCGCCCTCGAACACGGTGGCGTACTGGCGGCGGAACATCTCGGCATCCAGGGTCTGGTGCACGGCCTGCTTGATTTCCTCCTGGCTGGGCCAGATGTCCCTCAGGAAGATGGCCTTGCCGTTGGGGTCGTAGCCGATGGGCTCGCTGGTGAAGTCGATATCGATGCGGCCCGCCAGGGCGTAGGCCACCACCAGCATGGGGCTGGCCAGGTAGTTGGCCTTTACGTCGGGGTTGACCCGGCCCTCGAAGTTGCGATTACCCGAGAGCACAGCCGCCACCACCAGGTCGCCCTCCTTCACGCCCCTGGAGATTTCTTCGGGTAAGGGGCCCGAGTTGCCGATACAGGTGGTGCAGCCGTAGCCAACGGTGTGAAACTTAAGGGCTTCCAGGAAGGGTGTGAGGCCAGCGGCGTCGAGGTACTCGGTGACCACCTTGGAGCCGGGGGCCAGGCTGCTCTTGACCCAGGGCTGGGTGTCCAGGCCTGCTTCCACGGCTTTTTTGGCCAGCAGGCCCGCGCCCAGCATTACCGAGGGGTTGGAGGTGTTGGTGCAGCTGGTAATGGCGGCAATCACCACCGAGCCGTGCTGGAGTTCGAACTCCTCGAGGCCCCGTTTGACCGTGACTTTGGTGTTTAGCTTATCGGGGCTTAGACCAAAGCCGCGCTCTTTTACGTCCTTGGTGAGGTGCTCGAGGAAGCTTTGCTTCACGTCCGAGAGGTTCACCCGGTCCTGGGGGCGCTTGGGGCCGGCCAGGGCGGGCACCACGGTAGACAGGTCAAGCTCCAGGTGCTCGCTGTACACCGGGGTGGCCTCGTCGGTGCGCCAGAGGCCGGTGGCTTTGGCGTACTTTTCCACCAGGTCTACCAGTTCGTCGGGGCGGCCTGTGAGCCTGAGGTAGGCCAGGGTCTCTTCGTCAATGGGGAAGAAGCCCATGGTGGCCCCGTACTCGGGGCTCATGTTGGCAATGGTGGCGCGGTCCGCGAGCGGCAGCCTGGAGACCCCAGGGCCGTAGAACTCCACAAACTTACCCACCGCACCGTGCTTGCGGATCATCTCGGTCACGCGCAGCACCAGGTCGGTGGCGGTGGCCCCTTCGGGTAGCTCGCCCGACAGCTTGAAGCCGATGACCCTGGGGGCCAGCATGTAGTAGGGCTGGCCTAGCATGACGGCCTCGGCCTCGATGCCGCCCACCCCCCAGCCCAGCACGCCCAGGCCGTTGATCATGGTGGTGTGGGAGTCGGTGCCCACCAGCGAGTCGGGGAAAGCGTAGAGTTTGCCGTCCTCGCCTTTTTGGGTCATGACCACGCTGGCCAGATACTCGAGGTTGACCTGGTGCACGATGCCCGTGCCGGGGGGCACCGCCCGGAAGTTCTTGAGGGCGTTCTGGCCCCACTTGATGAGGCGGTAGCGCTCCTCGTTGCGCTTGTACTCGAGCTCCACGTTCTGCGCGAAGGCGTAAGAGGTGCCGAAGTAGTCCACCTGCACCGAGTGGTCAATCACCAGGTCTACCGGCACGCCGGGGTTGATCTGCTCGGGGTCACCGCCCAGTTTGGCAATGGCATCGCGCATGGCGGCCAGGTCCACCACCGCGGGTACGCCGGTGAAGTCTTGCAGAATCACCCGGGCCAGCATCAGGGGCACGTTCACCTCGCCGGGGTCGGGTTGCCAGTGGGCCAGGTTTATTACATCATCGCGCGATACCTTGTACTCGTCGTGGTTGCGCAAGAGGCTCTCGAGCATCACCCGGATGCTATAAGGCAGTTTGGACACGGGCGCGATGCCCTGGCGCTCGAGCTCCAGGATGTCGTAGTAGTAGACCTCGCCCATCTTGGTAGACAGGCTCTTGCGGGCTTTGAAGTCGTCTCGGTAGGCCATAGGTTCTCCTTTAGTGCAGCTGGTCTAATGATTCAGGCCCGACACCAGCACTTTTGACGAAGGTAGATAGCCAGATGATTCTTTTACAGGCTATTGCTGGCGGCTTGGGTTGCAAAAAACACTATAGCCCACGCCCCTCTATGGGAGCAAAATGGCTTGTGTGCAACGGGTAAGACCGCCTGAGTTTTGGGGCTGGTTTCGATGCCTGGGCGGGTGCGCCCTGCCTCAGACTTCTTTATGTTACCGTATCAAGGTCTTCCTGCAAATAAGCGCGGTTGCAATCCTGCGACCCACCCGGATGGGCGGAAATTTTCTTCGGACCTCAACCTACAACATGCCCGCCAAGAAACCCTGCTCCCGCACGACCCGAATCAGATCCATAACGGTGAGCTGATGGGGGTCGTATTCAACCTCGAGCTGGCCTGTATCGGCGGGCTGTACCCCCTGCACGCCCTCGAGGTTTTTGATGGCATTGGAAACTTTTTCGACCTGCTCGGGGCGTTCCATGCCCCGCACCGCTAACAACACCCGGTTCATATACCCTCGATTGTAGAGGATGCACCAGAGGTTGCGCGGTATTTAGTAAAGCGTCATAGAGATGGCTATACCTGGGGATTTCCCTTTCCATGGCAACCCCACCCTTGCCTCCCCTGCTAGGGGAGGATAGGCAGTGTATGGGGGTCTATTCGACGCTGCATTTAGCCTCAAGTTGCGGCAGCAGGCTGGGTTTCCAGCCGTTCGCGTGCAGCACGGTACTGGAAAAAGTAAAACTCCGCCGCCAGCACGAGCGCTGCGAGCAGCGCCAGCCAGGGTGCCAGTGGCACGCTGAGGGTGGGGGGGAGGGGTTGGTCGGGGCTGGGGCGAGGCAGCAGGGTTTCGGCAGGGGTCAGGAGGCCGCTGCGGAGTTCGCCCCTGGGCGAAATCAGGTTGTAATGCAGCACCGGAAAAGCCGGCAGGTTTTGCAGGCTTTCGGCGGGGGGCAGGTATAACCCGTTCGGGTGATACCAGGCCAGGGCCTGGCCGGTTTCGCTCACCGCCAGGGGTTGCCAGCTGGGCCCTTGCGGACGCGGAGGAATACGCAGGCTGTAGCCGACCAGCTCAACGCCGCGTAGATAGGGCAGGGTGCGCTCGACGTCAAAAACCAAAGCCTGTCCGCTGGCCTGGTTGGCAAAAAACACCGTGAAGCGGGTGGGTTCGCGGCGGGGGGTGCCGAACTCGAGGGCCACCTCGCCGGGGCTGCCCCGGCGGGTGCCCAGCAGGGCCAAAATACGCTCGAGGGCCGGTGAGCGGCCCGATAACTCCACCCGCACCAGCCGCCTGGAAAAACGGGCCTCATTGTCGAGGGCCAGGGCGTCGCTGCCTGCAATCCGGGCGGTGGGTGTGTCTGCGGGCACCTCGAGGCTGCTAAAGCCCCTGGCGGGTACCTCGAGGGAATAGGGCCGGCCATCCACCAGCACCTCGCCCCGCCACAAACCGGGCCCCGCATTGGCCACCGCTACAAAACCCGGGCCAATGGCGGTAATGCCCACGTTGGCGCCGTTGCCCGCCACATTCAGGTAGCCGTCGGTGCCTTCTGGAGCGGCCCGGTCGGCGATGGTCAGGACGCGGGCCCCAGGCAACAGGGCCTTGCCCCTGGCAATGGCAACCTCGAGATCGGCGCCGGCGGCGGTGGCCTGAAGCCCCTCGAGGTTACCCACCAGACTGCGCCCCGGGGCCGGGCCAAAGGTTCGAATCTGGCTCCCGGCCACCACCAAAACCGCCCTGGGCGAGGCCACCAGGCGTTCACGGGCCTTTTCCTTGGCCTGCTCAAGGCGGCTAGGACTCACGTCAGTGGCGGCCATCGAGGCCGAGACATCCAGCACCACCACCAGTTCGCCGGGGCGATAGAGCGAGACCCAGGGCGCGGAGAGCGCCAGCACCCCCAGCAAAGCAGAAAGCAATAGCAAAAACAGCCTTGCATCGAAGCGTCGGCGGGCGCTCCCCTTGCGAAGGGCTTTTTGCCAGAGCCACAGCCCAGCCACCTTGCGCTCAGGAGGCCGCCGCCGCCGATACCACCACCACACCAGCCCGAGCACCGGCGGCAGCAGCAGCAACACCCAGGGCAACCCAAACGCTACCTGCATCCCTACAGCATAGGGGCATTGCCTTCCTGGCAATGCGGATTGGTAAACCAAGTGACTGCGTAATCTTTGATAGAACGCTGAGCTTAACGTTCAGGCGTTAATCTCTGTGAAGCTCTGTCATATCCGTGTAAGCTGCGGTATACTCGCCCCGAGACCTTTTTATTCCAGTGGATTTACCTAATTCCATAAGTTTTCTGGGTCTCAGTGCTTTCCTCGAGGTTTCGTGCACATGACGCACGCGTCCCATTTGCCAACCCCCTCCATGAGCCCTACCCACTACCGCCTCTCGACCCGATTGGCCCGTCACCTTCGCAGCGCTGGTTGCTATCTATCCGAGCACGTTCTAGCAGAGCAGATCCTGGCTTCACCCAGCCTGCCCAAGGGTGCTTGGGCAGGCGATCTGCT includes the following:
- the acnA gene encoding aconitate hydratase AcnA encodes the protein MAYRDDFKARKSLSTKMGEVYYYDILELERQGIAPVSKLPYSIRVMLESLLRNHDEYKVSRDDVINLAHWQPDPGEVNVPLMLARVILQDFTGVPAVVDLAAMRDAIAKLGGDPEQINPGVPVDLVIDHSVQVDYFGTSYAFAQNVELEYKRNEERYRLIKWGQNALKNFRAVPPGTGIVHQVNLEYLASVVMTQKGEDGKLYAFPDSLVGTDSHTTMINGLGVLGWGVGGIEAEAVMLGQPYYMLAPRVIGFKLSGELPEGATATDLVLRVTEMIRKHGAVGKFVEFYGPGVSRLPLADRATIANMSPEYGATMGFFPIDEETLAYLRLTGRPDELVDLVEKYAKATGLWRTDEATPVYSEHLELDLSTVVPALAGPKRPQDRVNLSDVKQSFLEHLTKDVKERGFGLSPDKLNTKVTVKRGLEEFELQHGSVVIAAITSCTNTSNPSVMLGAGLLAKKAVEAGLDTQPWVKSSLAPGSKVVTEYLDAAGLTPFLEALKFHTVGYGCTTCIGNSGPLPEEISRGVKEGDLVVAAVLSGNRNFEGRVNPDVKANYLASPMLVVAYALAGRIDIDFTSEPIGYDPNGKAIFLRDIWPSQEEIKQAVHQTLDAEMFRRQYATVFEGDERWKALPAPTGQLYQFDPASTYIQNPPFFDDLMGTREIGDIKGARALLVLGDSITTDHISPAGNIAKNSPAARYLMGHGVEPADFNSYGSRRGNHEVMMRGTFANIRIRNLMLDGKEGPYTKKLPKSDRGAEPGSGEEMFVYDAAMQYKAEGTPLVVLGGIEYGNGSSRDWAAKGTYLLGIKAVIAQSFERIHRSNLVGMGVLPLQFQPGQNAASLGLTGYEVFDILGLEDITPGKELTVVATRADGSQVSFQVKARIDTPVEVDYYRNGGILQTVLKNMLSEKAKA
- a CDS encoding VWA domain-containing protein — protein: MQVAFGLPWVLLLLPPVLGLVWWWYRRRRPPERKVAGLWLWQKALRKGSARRRFDARLFLLLLSALLGVLALSAPWVSLYRPGELVVVLDVSASMAATDVSPSRLEQAKEKARERLVASPRAVLVVAGSQIRTFGPAPGRSLVGNLEGLQATAAGADLEVAIARGKALLPGARVLTIADRAAPEGTDGYLNVAGNGANVGITAIGPGFVAVANAGPGLWRGEVLVDGRPYSLEVPARGFSSLEVPADTPTARIAGSDALALDNEARFSRRLVRVELSGRSPALERILALLGTRRGSPGEVALEFGTPRREPTRFTVFFANQASGQALVFDVERTLPYLRGVELVGYSLRIPPRPQGPSWQPLAVSETGQALAWYHPNGLYLPPAESLQNLPAFPVLHYNLISPRGELRSGLLTPAETLLPRPSPDQPLPPTLSVPLAPWLALLAALVLAAEFYFFQYRAARERLETQPAAAT
- a CDS encoding heavy-metal-associated domain-containing protein; its protein translation is MNRVLLAVRGMERPEQVEKVSNAIKNLEGVQGVQPADTGQLEVEYDPHQLTVMDLIRVVREQGFLAGML